In Spirochaeta isovalerica, the genomic window TGACCGGTTCCTCTCCGTAGATAAATCGCGAGGTATTTATAGGGTAGCATCCGATGTCCCAGAGGCTGCCTCCGCCGTATTCCGGCTTATTTCTGATATTATCTCCGTCGGTATTGTAATAGCTGAAGAAGCCCTGAATCGACCCTACCTGTCCGAGGTCTCCATTTCTGACCATTTCCCTGGCTTTCAGCCACTGGAGATGAGAGCGGACCATAAAGGCTTCGCTGATTTTCATGCCCGTTCTGTCCCGGGCTTCCATCAGTTTTACCACATCCTCAACTGTCAGGGCTATGGGTTTCTCGCAGAGAACGTGCTTGCCCGCTTCCATGCATTTTATGCTCCACTCCACATGGAGATGGTTGGGAAGAGGGTTGTAGATGGCATCGATATCACTGTCCGAGAGCAATTCTTCATAGGAGCCGTAAGCTTTGGCAATGCCCAGTTCCGCCGCCGCTTCTTCGGCTTTCTTTTTATTGCGGGAGGCTATAGCTGCCATTTCGCAGTTTGAGCCTTTCATCATCGCCGGGATGACCTGTTTCATGCCGATATTGGCTGTACTGAGGATACCCCAGCGGATTTTTTTGTTCATATCTTCAACTCCATGCAGTTATGTTTTACATAAGTATACTACATGACCTTATTTCTGTTTGGATTTCCAGTTCACATATTTCTGTATGATTCTTTCCAGAAGCGTTTTTCGGTCGTTGTTCTCATCTTCTGATCCATTCTCCGACTGAGAGAATCTGATATATCTATGGATACTCCTCTCCTTTGAGAGGATAACCGAATCTGTCAGTTATGAAGAGGGATTTAATTCCCGCTGATTTGAAATCTCCTTCCCAACGGTTCATAATTGATTTAGAAGGTTCATATTGCGTAGATTCTTTGCTTTTTTGCTCATGTCCATTTTTTTAAATGCTTCGCCGCTATTGTCTCAGGATACAGGTAAAATAATCATTGCCATGAATGCCTGGGAACCAATTAAAAGTACAACCGAACCATACGGTGTTCTGGCTCAGATTACGAAAGAAGCTTTTGCCGAAGAAGGACTCGATGTCGTTTTCCGCGTGGCACCGTGGAAAAGAGGCTACGATAACGTAAAAGACGGCATCTGGCATGGAATCGTCGGATGGAACCGCACCGGGGAAAGAGAAAGCCTCTTCTATATCAGCACGCCTCTGATCCTTGAGGATGTGGTCTTTTTCCATAACAGAGATTTGGATTTTGACTGGACCGGTATGGATGATCTGCGAGGTCTGTCTGTAGGAATGA contains:
- a CDS encoding Gfo/Idh/MocA family protein, whose protein sequence is MNKKIRWGILSTANIGMKQVIPAMMKGSNCEMAAIASRNKKKAEEAAAELGIAKAYGSYEELLSDSDIDAIYNPLPNHLHVEWSIKCMEAGKHVLCEKPIALTVEDVVKLMEARDRTGMKISEAFMVRSHLQWLKAREMVRNGDLGQVGSIQGFFSYYNTDGDNIRNKPEYGGGSLWDIGCYPINTSRFIYGEEPVRVMALTEFDPAFKTDKLASAILDYPSGQAIFTSSTQLAGRQRMTITGTENTLDVEIPFNAPADESCSLYLGKGPIRDSEREEIKIKACDHYTLQGENFSRAILENSEVPVTLEDSLANTKVLIALFQSAETGNWVKIE
- a CDS encoding substrate-binding periplasmic protein — protein: MRRFFAFLLMSIFLNASPLLSQDTGKIIIAMNAWEPIKSTTEPYGVLAQITKEAFAEEGLDVVFRVAPWKRGYDNVKDGIWHGIVGWNRTGERESLFYISTPLILEDVVFFHNRDLDFDWTGMDDLRGLSVGMIEGYNYGPALSSAIESNIVRVEETRSEEQSILMLESKRFDLWPCEVDVGQYLIDKYLTPLQSSRITYHPRPVQVSDLCLLLSRAIPGNRENAEAFERGYAKLRESGRLKEIIEEMLPGSQSLKYLE